In Nitrospirota bacterium, the DNA window GTCTGAATTTCTTCCTAAAAGCCCATCACGGCCAAAGGTTTCCTGATTATAGGCATACACAGTGTCCCATCCGAGATGGTCCCGAAGGTAATCTGCGGTTGTCTGCTGAACTAATGTATCTTCGTTAAAATAGGTCATTGTTTTTTCTTTTTAGACTCTAATAATTTATTTACCTCACGGTCAAAGTCAGATTCAAACAGCCTGTCCTGAACAATCCTGTATTTTTCATATTCGCTTTCCGCCAGTGCTACTGCAACCTCATGGCTGACATTGCCACTGTCTTTCAAAATATCCTCTTCATTAAACTGCAAAAAAGCATCTAACTTAGTTACCCAGTCTTTCATATACATGATGATGCCTTTTTGTGCCTGCATTTCCGCATAATCAAGGTACATGGTAACAATCCGGTTGAGCAGGTTCAATTCTTTTTCATCCAGATAATTTTTTGCAATACTGACATCGGTTTTGCGGATTGCACCTTTGGGGCTGTTTTTCCAACTGGTTAAACCCATATTCGGCTTTTTGCTATCGGCTCTTTGAGCAATGATTTCCGCTGCAGTCTGCCCGCTTATGGCAAAGTGCAGTTTATTCTGTACTACGGCAAAGAATTGTTTAGTGATTTCTGTATTCGGATTATAATCAGCGCTGCATTGTGCGTATATATCAGTAATCTTTTGATAGAACCTTCGCTCGCTGCTGCGGATATTCCTGATGCGGGCCAGTTGCTCTTCAAAGTAGTCCTGCCCAAAGATGTTATTGGGATTTTTAAGCCGCTCATCATCCATGGCAAAGCCTTTGATTATATATTCTTTCAGCACCTGAGTTGCCCATATACGGAATTGGGTTGCTTTCTGCGAATTAACCCGATAGCCTACAGAAATGATAGCATCGAGGTTATAAAAGTTTGTCTGATAGCTCTTGCCGTCAGCGGCAGTATGTGCAAAATTTGCACATACTGAATTTTCCTGTAACTCTCTGCTTTCAAAAATGTTTATAAGATGTTTCGTAATAACGGACCGATCCACATCAAAAAGTTCAGCAATCTTTGCCTGTGTCAGCCATATATTTTCATGGTGTAAAAAAATCTCTACCTTCACCTTGCCATTAGGCGTGGTGTAGAGCAAAAACTCCGTGAAGCTGTTTTGTGGAACAACCTGTTTATTTTTTTTCATAAGTTACACCTCAATCGCTCCGCTCATCAGCCAGGGCAAAAGCAAATCTCGGGCTTGGGAGAGTTTTTGATTTTGATTTGATAGATTCTCTATTTGAGGCTCTTGCCCTTGAAAATGTCGCCTCTGATTCATCGGCTATCCTTTTGTATGGTGTTTTATGCAAAACAAATTCTACCAAAAGGAGAGCAATTTTTCATCAAAAAAATCCACTTAAGTTATAACTTTTGCAAGAGCCTAATCTTGTAACCAGCATTGCGGGAGAAGAAGAGTTCAGACCCTCTCTGTTTCCTGACCTGATTATCGCTCTCAAAGAAATCTGGAAGTAAAATTGATATTGGAGGATTTTGTTACCTTCATCCGTAACCCCCTCCTGAGCCACTCTAATCAACAAATTATTTATCTTTTTATACACTCTGATTTTATGGTAAAATTAGCCGTTTTTTTATTATGTAGCAAAATTGCAAGAAAGAAATATTCAAAAAGGGAGTGACATCTTTATAGTTGACTCCAGTGACCAGAATTGGAATGCCAGAGAGTGACGGGTATGCCTTTAACGTTAGAGAAACTAAAAAAGCAGTTAGAAAGCATAAAGGCTATGGGTTTCATTAAAACTCGCAGATTACATGACACAGGCATTGGAAAAACTCTGGAGGATCTTTTAGGGATTAAAGAGAACAACTTTCAAATACCGGATGTCGGCGATGTTGAACTGAAGGCCAAGAGGATTGACTCCGGAAGTATGCTTACAATTGCAACAAAGTCACCGGAACCCAAGGGGATTAATAAATTTTTGTTTGAAAAATATAAATATACCGACAACGAAGGTCGTTTCAACCTCCATTCTACTGTTTACGGGTCTCGGGAAAATCCTCAAACATTCAGGGTTGTTTTTGAATATGATCGCCTTGTTTTAAGAAATAAATTAAATATAGAGGCTTACTGGCCAATTTCTATCTTTGATAGTGTTTTAAAGGCAAAGTCAAATATAATTTTATTAGTTTACGCTGAAACTAAAGGCAAGAGAAAAACTGCAGAAGAACAATTCCACTTTGTAGAAGCATATTTGTTATCAAACCTCAATTTAAATAAATTTCAATCTGCTGTAGAGAATGACAAATTAAAGATTGATATTAGGATAGGTGCATATAGAAGCGGTAAAAATAAAGGCAGATACCACGACCATGGGACAGCTTTTAGAATAAATAAAAAGGATTTTCTTCATCTTTATGATAATTTCAATCAAATTATTTAATCCTTTCTCAAAACAACAATACTCTCTTTATTCATTGTCTC includes these proteins:
- a CDS encoding virulence RhuM family protein; this translates as MKKNKQVVPQNSFTEFLLYTTPNGKVKVEIFLHHENIWLTQAKIAELFDVDRSVITKHLINIFESRELQENSVCANFAHTAADGKSYQTNFYNLDAIISVGYRVNSQKATQFRIWATQVLKEYIIKGFAMDDERLKNPNNIFGQDYFEEQLARIRNIRSSERRFYQKITDIYAQCSADYNPNTEITKQFFAVVQNKLHFAISGQTAAEIIAQRADSKKPNMGLTSWKNSPKGAIRKTDVSIAKNYLDEKELNLLNRIVTMYLDYAEMQAQKGIIMYMKDWVTKLDAFLQFNEEDILKDSGNVSHEVAVALAESEYEKYRIVQDRLFESDFDREVNKLLESKKKKQ
- a CDS encoding glycosyl hydrolase, with amino-acid sequence MPLTLEKLKKQLESIKAMGFIKTRRLHDTGIGKTLEDLLGIKENNFQIPDVGDVELKAKRIDSGSMLTIATKSPEPKGINKFLFEKYKYTDNEGRFNLHSTVYGSRENPQTFRVVFEYDRLVLRNKLNIEAYWPISIFDSVLKAKSNIILLVYAETKGKRKTAEEQFHFVEAYLLSNLNLNKFQSAVENDKLKIDIRIGAYRSGKNKGRYHDHGTAFRINKKDFLHLYDNFNQII